In the Sediminibacter sp. Hel_I_10 genome, one interval contains:
- a CDS encoding T9SS type A sorting domain-containing protein, whose protein sequence is MKDFFLLIILLPILGFGQIQIGADIDGEAAGDRLGTSVSLSADGLVMAVGGSRNDSNGSNSGHVRVYANTSNTWVQVGDDIDGEATFDVSGIDVSLSSDGSVLAIGAFSNDGNGSNSGHVRIYTNTSGSWIQIGADIDGEAAGDFSGEAVSLSSDGSVVAIGASNNDGNGPNSGHVRVYQNISDSWIQVGADIDGEAAIDLSGDALSLSSDGSVIAIGAPNNDGNGEDSGHVRVYKNISDSWIQIGNDLDGEAAGDKFGQSVSLSSDGSVLAIGGQYNNGNGSVSGHVRAYKNISDNWVQIGADIDGEAMDNQSGSSVSLSSDGSVLAIGASNNDENGTDSGHVRVYQNISGSWTQIGNDIDGEAAGDLSGNTVDLSSDGSILAIGAFFNDGNGTDSGHVRVYNLSSVLTTDSFVHQQFSLYPNPAKDQFTIKIESGIKLKSVSIYNNIGQLLLTSKESNINTSNLVSGLYIVTMETNKGKVSKKLILE, encoded by the coding sequence ATGAAAGATTTTTTTTTACTTATTATTTTACTCCCAATATTAGGCTTTGGTCAAATACAAATAGGTGCCGATATTGATGGAGAAGCTGCTGGTGATAGATTAGGAACCTCAGTAAGCCTATCTGCCGATGGATTGGTCATGGCTGTAGGCGGATCGCGAAATGACTCAAATGGTTCAAATTCAGGACACGTTCGCGTATACGCCAACACCTCAAACACTTGGGTTCAAGTAGGTGATGATATCGATGGAGAAGCAACTTTTGATGTCTCAGGCATAGACGTAAGTTTATCTTCAGATGGCTCTGTGTTGGCTATAGGAGCATTTTCTAATGATGGGAACGGTTCAAACTCAGGTCATGTACGTATTTATACTAACACTTCAGGTAGTTGGATCCAAATAGGTGCTGATATAGATGGTGAAGCAGCTGGTGATTTTTCAGGCGAGGCCGTAAGCTTATCCTCAGATGGTTCTGTGGTAGCTATAGGTGCCTCAAATAACGATGGTAATGGACCAAATTCCGGCCACGTACGTGTGTATCAAAATATCTCAGACAGCTGGATTCAAGTAGGAGCTGATATCGATGGTGAAGCTGCAATCGATCTCTCAGGCGATGCCCTAAGTTTATCTTCTGATGGATCTGTAATAGCTATTGGTGCCCCAAATAACGATGGTAATGGTGAAGACTCAGGGCATGTGCGGGTGTATAAAAACATCTCAGATAGTTGGATACAAATAGGCAACGATTTAGATGGTGAAGCAGCAGGCGATAAATTTGGACAATCGGTAAGTTTATCCTCAGACGGTTCTGTCCTAGCTATTGGTGGACAATATAATAATGGTAATGGGTCAGTTTCAGGACATGTACGTGCTTATAAAAACATTTCAGATAATTGGGTTCAAATTGGTGCCGATATAGACGGCGAAGCAATGGATAATCAATCAGGCAGTTCTGTAAGTTTATCTTCTGATGGGTCTGTTCTGGCAATAGGCGCCTCTAATAATGATGAAAATGGAACAGATTCAGGTCATGTGCGTGTGTATCAAAATATCTCAGGTAGTTGGACACAAATAGGCAATGATATAGATGGTGAAGCAGCAGGTGATCTATCAGGTAATACTGTGGATTTATCTTCAGATGGCTCCATACTAGCAATAGGGGCATTTTTTAATGATGGAAATGGCACAGATTCAGGACATGTAAGAGTATATAATTTAAGCTCTGTATTAACGACAGACTCATTTGTACACCAGCAGTTTAGTTTATATCCTAACCCAGCAAAAGATCAATTCACAATTAAAATAGAAAGTGGCATCAAATTAAAAAGTGTCAGTATTTACAATAATATAGGTCAGTTGCTTTTAACATCTAAAGAGTCCAATATAAATACTTCAAATTTAGTGTCTGGGTTATACATAGTAACAATGGAAACAAACAAAGGAAAAGTTTCTAAAAAATTGATTTTAGAATAG
- a CDS encoding IS3 family transposase, producing the protein MSKQAYYKRLKANHDKEKRDQTVLDLVRQKRKIHYRSGCRKLIKYIGSELRENNIKMGRDALFDLLRSYGMLIKKNKRYHITTDSKHLLYKSPNLIKDLEITHSEQVFVSDITYIKTDDGHAYLALVTDAYSKKLMGWALDDNMRATLVVKALDMAIKNMEFKHENIIHHSDRGIQYCCPEFTDFAEKNNFILSTTQQYDPYENAVAERINGILKYEFGLKKTIKSVDIARLIMKQATRIYNQQRIHWSLGLETPECIHKKYNPIKYRSYRKKTA; encoded by the coding sequence ATAAGCAAACAGGCGTACTATAAACGTCTAAAGGCAAATCATGATAAAGAAAAAAGAGATCAAACAGTCCTGGACCTTGTGCGTCAGAAAAGAAAGATCCACTATAGATCAGGTTGTAGAAAATTGATCAAGTACATTGGGAGCGAACTTAGGGAAAACAACATAAAAATGGGAAGAGATGCATTGTTCGACCTACTAAGATCCTATGGAATGCTGATCAAAAAAAACAAACGCTATCATATTACAACAGACTCCAAACATCTGTTATACAAATCTCCAAACCTCATAAAAGACTTGGAAATTACCCATAGCGAACAGGTATTTGTCAGCGATATAACCTATATAAAAACAGATGACGGTCACGCTTATTTGGCACTGGTAACAGATGCCTACTCTAAGAAACTAATGGGTTGGGCATTGGACGACAATATGAGGGCCACATTGGTCGTAAAGGCTCTGGACATGGCCATAAAGAACATGGAATTCAAGCACGAGAACATCATTCACCACTCGGACAGGGGCATACAGTACTGTTGTCCAGAGTTCACTGATTTTGCAGAGAAAAACAACTTTATACTTAGCACAACCCAGCAGTATGACCCTTATGAGAACGCAGTGGCAGAAAGGATAAACGGGATACTCAAGTATGAGTTCGGACTCAAGAAAACAATCAAGAGCGTAGATATCGCAAGGCTAATCATGAAACAGGCAACACGGATATACAACCAGCAAAGAATCCATTGGAGCCTGGGGCTCGAAACACCTGAATGTATCCACAAGAAATACAACCCAATAAAGTACAGGTCATACAGAAAGAAAACGGCCTAG
- a CDS encoding helix-turn-helix domain-containing protein, which translates to METPKNGSCRKKQYQKISFDLKLSIIDEIANGQTSVNHAANKYNIPRSSIEYWIKKLSNFENKSNTMSKNQEIKKLKERIEELEFVKDFQQDVIADFENVTGEHLSKKYLPEALVKEIEKKRKDLTR; encoded by the coding sequence ATGGAAACACCAAAGAATGGCTCCTGCCGAAAAAAACAGTACCAAAAAATAAGTTTCGACCTGAAACTTTCCATCATTGACGAAATTGCAAACGGACAGACCTCCGTCAATCACGCTGCAAACAAGTACAATATTCCCAGAAGCTCCATTGAGTATTGGATCAAGAAATTGAGTAACTTCGAGAACAAATCCAATACAATGAGTAAAAACCAAGAAATCAAAAAACTTAAAGAGCGCATCGAGGAACTTGAGTTCGTCAAGGACTTCCAACAGGACGTGATAGCTGACTTTGAAAACGTTACGGGAGAGCATCTCTCAAAAAAGTACTTGCCCGAAGCATTAGTAAAAGAGATAGAGAAAAAGAGAAAAGACCTTACAAGGTAA
- a CDS encoding toll/interleukin-1 receptor domain-containing protein, with amino-acid sequence MSVLSKSQLYEFRNSTRYFSKAVTESLNEFSSESKTGKTTIFLSHKHDERKELDSVISFLKKINVNVYVDWLDEGMPKTTSGKTATRIKLKIKENDKFIFLATEGAINSKWCNWELGFGDSHKFDRNIALFPVRDDGFSFSGNEYLQIYPRIEYVSRNSVSRRIGGYFDEGYYVISPRNEDGTSYYTKIEDWLKR; translated from the coding sequence ATGAGCGTTCTAAGTAAATCACAACTTTATGAGTTTAGAAACTCAACGAGATATTTTTCAAAAGCAGTAACGGAAAGTCTAAATGAGTTTTCTTCAGAAAGTAAAACTGGAAAAACCACAATTTTTTTATCACACAAGCACGATGAAAGAAAAGAATTAGATAGTGTCATTTCTTTTTTGAAAAAAATTAATGTAAATGTTTATGTTGATTGGCTTGATGAAGGTATGCCTAAAACTACTTCTGGAAAAACTGCCACTCGAATTAAACTAAAAATAAAAGAAAACGATAAGTTTATTTTTTTAGCAACAGAAGGAGCAATTAATTCAAAATGGTGCAATTGGGAATTAGGATTTGGAGATTCACATAAATTTGATAGAAATATTGCACTATTTCCTGTTAGAGATGATGGTTTCAGTTTTTCGGGTAATGAATACCTACAAATCTATCCAAGAATTGAATACGTAAGTAGAAATTCCGTATCAAGACGAATTGGAGGATATTTTGATGAAGGATATTATGTTATATCACCAAGGAATGAAGATGGAACGAGTTATTATACGAAAATTGAGGATTGGCTGAAAAGATAA
- a CDS encoding SIR2 family protein, with translation MEFKNEIEIFIKDFVKDLNEGSASIFAGAGLSIPAGYVNWSELMDEIAQDLGLSISNETDLVSLAQYHVNENRTRSKINRKILEEFVENVEETENHQIISRLPLSSVWTTNYDKLIEQAFQNENKVVDVKYSNNQLLTTKPKRDIVIYKMHGDVNHPSEAILTKEQYEDYHRTHEPYINTLTGELTTKTFLFIGFSFTDPNLDYVLSRLNFRYREQKRQHYCFVKKHVLSDNNNPDKATLDYNTKKQTLIINDLKRYGIKSLIIESYNEITEILKEIENRYKKKTLFISGSAEVYDPIEKNQALGFIHKLSRKIIEQDYRIINGFGWGIGSSVINGALEAIYLKPSKYSESQLILKPFPQFESGNKKLPELWEDYRQKMISLSGISIFVFGNKLKEGKIVEANGVIREFEISHHNGNICIPIAFTNYASKTIFETILKQPDKYYQKPKVVLPYLKKLADDKVSMSEKLKVIIELLKTINK, from the coding sequence ATGGAATTCAAGAATGAAATAGAAATTTTTATCAAAGATTTTGTCAAAGATTTAAATGAAGGCAGTGCTTCCATATTTGCAGGTGCAGGATTATCAATACCTGCAGGTTATGTAAATTGGTCAGAATTAATGGATGAAATTGCTCAAGACCTCGGACTTAGTATATCAAATGAAACAGACCTTGTATCATTAGCCCAATATCACGTAAATGAGAATCGAACTCGTTCTAAAATTAACAGAAAAATACTTGAAGAATTTGTCGAGAATGTTGAAGAAACAGAGAATCATCAAATAATATCTCGTCTCCCACTATCATCAGTTTGGACAACAAATTATGACAAACTTATTGAACAAGCATTCCAAAATGAAAATAAAGTAGTTGATGTAAAATATAGTAATAATCAATTACTCACTACAAAACCTAAACGAGATATTGTTATTTATAAAATGCACGGAGATGTAAACCATCCTTCAGAAGCTATATTAACAAAAGAACAATACGAAGATTATCACAGAACTCACGAACCATACATTAATACACTTACAGGCGAATTAACAACTAAAACCTTTTTATTTATAGGTTTCAGCTTTACAGACCCAAATTTAGATTACGTACTGAGTCGACTAAATTTTAGATACAGAGAACAAAAAAGACAACACTATTGCTTTGTAAAGAAACACGTTCTAAGTGATAATAATAATCCAGATAAAGCTACATTAGATTACAATACTAAGAAACAAACACTTATTATAAACGATTTAAAACGTTATGGAATTAAATCACTAATAATTGAAAGTTATAACGAGATAACAGAAATCCTCAAAGAAATTGAAAATCGTTACAAGAAGAAAACATTATTTATCTCTGGTAGTGCAGAAGTATATGACCCAATTGAAAAAAATCAAGCATTAGGTTTTATCCATAAACTATCAAGAAAAATAATTGAACAAGATTATCGCATTATTAACGGTTTTGGCTGGGGCATTGGAAGTTCTGTAATTAATGGAGCTTTAGAAGCGATTTATTTGAAACCTTCAAAATATTCTGAAAGTCAGTTGATTTTAAAACCTTTCCCTCAGTTTGAATCTGGCAATAAAAAACTTCCTGAATTGTGGGAGGATTATAGACAAAAAATGATTTCTCTGAGTGGAATATCAATTTTTGTTTTCGGAAACAAATTAAAAGAGGGCAAAATTGTTGAAGCAAATGGTGTAATTCGTGAATTTGAAATCTCACATCATAATGGAAATATATGCATTCCAATAGCCTTTACCAACTATGCTTCAAAAACAATTTTTGAAACAATCTTAAAGCAACCCGATAAATATTATCAAAAACCAAAAGTTGTTTTACCGTATCTTAAAAAATTAGCAGACGATAAGGTTTCAATGTCGGAAAAATTGAAAGTGATTATAGAACTATTAAAAACAATAAACAAATAA
- a CDS encoding TIR domain-containing protein, which produces MARNVFTSFHYKPDNWRASTVRSIGKIEGNKVVTANKWEEVTNGGATAIKKWINDNMKGKSCVIVLVGQDTAKRKWIDYEIERAWTEKKGLLGINIHNLKNSNGEQSNKGNNPFEHFTLGSKKLSSVVKCYNPPYKTSTNVYSYIKENIEDWIEEAIEIRKNN; this is translated from the coding sequence ATGGCAAGAAACGTATTTACAAGCTTTCATTACAAACCTGATAATTGGAGAGCATCAACTGTTAGAAGTATAGGCAAAATAGAAGGAAACAAGGTTGTAACAGCTAATAAGTGGGAAGAAGTTACAAATGGTGGAGCAACTGCAATCAAAAAATGGATTAATGACAATATGAAAGGTAAATCTTGTGTTATTGTTTTGGTTGGTCAGGATACGGCAAAAAGGAAATGGATTGACTACGAAATAGAACGAGCTTGGACAGAAAAAAAAGGACTGTTAGGTATTAATATTCACAATTTAAAAAATAGTAATGGAGAACAATCCAACAAAGGAAATAATCCATTTGAACATTTTACTTTAGGTTCAAAAAAATTATCATCAGTAGTAAAATGTTATAATCCACCATACAAAACGAGCACTAATGTATATAGTTACATTAAGGAGAATATTGAAGATTGGATTGAAGAAGCCATAGAAATAAGGAAAAATAACTAA